In the Cumulibacter soli genome, one interval contains:
- a CDS encoding VOC family protein yields the protein MAHGDITHFEIPVNDMNLAKTFYAGLFGWDIAGPPGFEDYPMWRAPNQISGGGLTQRDENFICPRSYVEVDSIDETLAKVRESGGAVVVEKSPISETSWSAVFSDPDGNHIGLYEGHTDGG from the coding sequence ATGGCACACGGCGACATCACCCACTTCGAGATTCCCGTCAATGACATGAACCTCGCAAAGACGTTCTACGCAGGTCTATTTGGCTGGGATATCGCTGGCCCTCCCGGATTCGAGGACTACCCGATGTGGCGGGCCCCGAATCAGATCAGCGGCGGCGGCCTCACGCAGCGGGACGAGAACTTCATCTGCCCGCGCTCGTACGTCGAGGTTGATTCGATCGACGAGACGCTGGCCAAGGTCCGCGAAAGCGGCGGCGCGGTCGTCGTCGAGAAGTCGCCGATCAGCGAAACGAGTTGGTCCGCGGTCTTCAGCGACCCCGATGGAAACCACATCGGTCTATACGAAGGACACACCGACGGGGGCTGA
- the nhaA gene encoding Na+/H+ antiporter NhaA yields MSTTKMPPVARLRAWVTKETIGGLLLLSAAALALIWANSPWRDSYHSLAEYTVGPAALHLNLDLATWAADGLLAIFFFIVGAELKHEIVDGSLSNPREAAVPMIAAVGGMAVPAVLYVVMVTALGDASALHGWAIPTATDIAFALAVLAIFGRGLPRGLRTFLLTLAVVDDLLAIIVIAAFYTESIGLTSLAIALVCVAAFAFVARSKFARWWILLPIAVVAWSFMHASGVHATIAGVLMGLSLAAKPIHGESAPRTHRYDDIVRPFSAGIALPLFAFFAAGVTFVAGDGIGDVLSEPVLIAIVVALVLGKVIGVLGAATLLTKLTPMRLPDAIGLRDLLPVGLLCGIGFTVSLLIAELSFPDTEHTDAGKLGILLGTLIAATAAAIMLRWDARKARHRDMNEDGLDDADISRIGDE; encoded by the coding sequence ATGTCCACGACCAAAATGCCACCCGTGGCGCGACTGCGCGCATGGGTAACGAAAGAAACCATCGGCGGCCTGCTGTTGCTGAGCGCGGCAGCACTCGCCCTCATCTGGGCGAACTCGCCATGGCGAGACTCATACCACTCTCTCGCCGAGTACACCGTCGGCCCCGCTGCACTGCACCTGAACCTCGACCTCGCGACCTGGGCCGCTGACGGTCTACTCGCGATCTTCTTCTTCATCGTTGGCGCCGAGCTCAAGCACGAGATCGTCGACGGTAGCCTCAGCAACCCGCGCGAAGCGGCTGTTCCGATGATCGCGGCGGTGGGCGGGATGGCCGTGCCTGCGGTCCTCTACGTCGTGATGGTGACCGCGCTCGGTGATGCATCGGCGCTACACGGATGGGCCATCCCCACGGCCACCGACATCGCGTTCGCGCTCGCCGTCCTGGCCATCTTCGGTCGCGGTCTGCCACGGGGCCTGCGTACTTTCTTGCTGACCCTCGCCGTGGTGGACGACCTGCTGGCGATCATCGTGATCGCGGCGTTCTACACCGAGTCGATCGGTCTGACTTCGCTGGCGATCGCTCTGGTTTGCGTGGCCGCGTTCGCGTTCGTCGCGCGATCGAAGTTCGCGCGGTGGTGGATTCTGCTTCCGATCGCCGTCGTCGCGTGGAGTTTCATGCACGCGTCGGGCGTACACGCCACGATCGCGGGGGTCTTGATGGGCCTGAGTCTCGCCGCTAAGCCCATCCATGGTGAGTCGGCGCCGAGAACCCACCGGTACGACGACATCGTGCGACCGTTTTCGGCCGGCATTGCCCTTCCGCTGTTTGCCTTCTTCGCTGCCGGAGTGACCTTCGTTGCGGGCGACGGAATAGGTGATGTACTCAGCGAACCGGTTCTGATTGCGATCGTGGTCGCCCTCGTGCTCGGCAAGGTGATCGGGGTGCTCGGAGCGGCAACATTGCTCACGAAACTTACGCCCATGCGGTTGCCGGACGCGATTGGACTGCGTGACCTGCTGCCAGTTGGCCTGCTATGCGGGATCGGCTTCACTGTTTCGCTGCTGATCGCTGAACTCTCTTTCCCCGATACCGAACATACCGACGCCGGAAAGCTCGGCATCCTGCTCGGCACACTCATTGCGGCGACCGCGGCAGCGATCATGTTGCGGTGGGATGCGCGCAAGGCCCGACATCGCGACATGAACGAGGACGGCCTGGACGACGCCGACATTTCGCGCATCGGAGACGAATAA
- a CDS encoding tRNA (cytidine(34)-2'-O)-methyltransferase: MLRIVFHTPEIPPNTGNAIRLAACTPAELHLVEPLGFSLEDKQLRRAGLDYHDLARVFIHPSLDACFAALDAGQPQPPRVFAFTSSATTVHSSIEYRPDDVLLFGCESDGLPAEILAHPRLNDRLRIPMLAGRRSLNLSNSAAIVVYEAWRQLGYPESL, from the coding sequence GTGCTGCGCATCGTTTTTCACACGCCTGAAATCCCGCCGAACACCGGCAACGCGATCCGACTGGCGGCCTGCACGCCGGCGGAACTGCACCTCGTTGAGCCGCTGGGGTTTTCGCTGGAGGACAAGCAGTTGCGACGAGCGGGCCTCGACTATCACGATCTCGCGCGGGTATTCATTCATCCGTCCCTCGATGCCTGCTTTGCTGCGCTGGACGCAGGCCAACCGCAGCCGCCGCGGGTATTCGCCTTCACCAGTTCGGCGACCACCGTTCATTCGAGCATCGAGTATCGACCGGACGATGTATTGCTGTTTGGGTGCGAGTCTGACGGTCTGCCAGCGGAAATCCTTGCGCACCCGCGGCTGAACGATCGGCTCCGGATTCCGATGCTCGCGGGGCGACGGTCGCTCAACCTCAGCAACAGCGCGGCGATCGTGGTGTACGAGGCGTGGCGGCAACTCGGTTACCCGGAATCGCTGTGA